A genomic region of Helicoverpa zea isolate HzStark_Cry1AcR chromosome 8, ilHelZeax1.1, whole genome shotgun sequence contains the following coding sequences:
- the LOC124632675 gene encoding ADP-ribosylation factor-like protein 1, with translation MGGLFSYFRGLLGAREMRILILGLDGAGKTTILYKLQVGEVVTTIPTIGFNVEQVTYKNLKFQVWDLGGQTSIRPYWRCYYGNTDAIIYVVDSADRDRIGISKDELVHMLREEELANAILVVLANKQDMAGCLTVAEVHQALGLDALRDRTFQIFKTSAVRGEGLDQAMDWLSNALQARK, from the exons ATGG GTGGTCTATTCAGTTACTTCAGAGGGTTGCTAGGGGCGCGAGAAATGAGGATTTTGATCCTCGGGTTGGACGGCGCCGGGAAGACTACGATATTGTACAAACTGCAGGTCGGGGAGGTGGTGACCACGATACCTACCATCGGCTTTAACGTAGAACAAGTCACATATAAGAACTTAAAGTTCCAAGTGTGGGATCTTGGAGGACAGACCAGTATTAG GCCTTACTGGCGATGTTATTATGGGAACACAGATGCAATAATATATGTAGTAGACTCAGCAGATAGAGATCGAATAGGAATATCTAAAGATGAATTGGTACACATGTTGAGG GAGGAAGAGCTAGCCAATGCAATACTAGTAGTCCTAGCAAACAAGCAGGACATGGCAGGATGCCTCACAGTGGCCGAGGTGCACCAAGCGCTGGGCCTTGACGCCCTGCGCGACCGTACCTTCCAGATCTTCAAGACTTCGGCCGTGCGCGGCGAGGGGCTGGATCAAGCGATGGACTGGCTCTCCAACGCGCTACAGGCTAGGAAATAA
- the LOC124632677 gene encoding uncharacterized protein LOC124632677, with product MIVTISGRPGGAGRGGGSGRSSGAGRSDRSDGEISLVPLIAGALIGAGILAVIYFHTQKSQSPEVPEVPTVIETPRPRKICYRRSNVCPKISLKRRRFLTKEEEQELNRQLQEEQEKLMAEQEERKKLEEKSKIKSFGKFFCLPENSDKKEDCDLEEESA from the coding sequence ATGATAGTGACAATTTCAGGCAGGCCCGGCGGGGCGGGCAGGGGAGGCGGGTCGGGCCGGTCCAGCGGGGCTGGCAGGTCCGACAGGTCCGACGGAGAGATAAGCCTCGTGCCTCTCATCGCCGGGGCACTCATAGGGGCCGGCATCCTGGCAGTCATCTACTTTCACACACAAAAGTCACAATCACCCGAAGTGCCCGAGGTGCCAACTGTAATAGAGACTCCTCGACCCCGCAAGATCTGCTACAGGAGGAGCAACGTGTGCCCTAAAATAAGTCTCAAAAGGCGAAGGTTTTTGACGAAGGAAGAAGAGCAGGAACTAAATAGACAACTTCAAGAAGAACAAGAGAAACTAATGGCGGAACAAGAAGAACGCAAGAAACTTGAGGAAAAGAGCAAGATCAAGAGTTTTGGCAAATTTTTCTGTCTACCAGAAAATAGTGATAAGAAGGAAGATTGTGATCTAGAAGAAGAGAGCGCTTAG
- the LOC124632676 gene encoding dachshund homolog 1-like has product MSTPPNNPTTPPNPSASDAAPAAAAAAAPTAAAPAASAAPAAAAVPAVGPVPPITPTPVAAVSGGGGGGAGGAGGAAVGAAGGTGGGIGAMVVPIIGLAVGVGVVALMYKYRATKSLLEAKVPEEPPKEEEKVPEEVKEEPVIKEKPVIDDGWPCPQSERRDPNACRPKNEYCKE; this is encoded by the exons ATGAGCACACCACCGAACAACCCGACAACACCCCCAAATCCTTCGGCTTCCGATGCGGCGCcagctgccgctgcggctgcggcacCGACCGCCGCGGCACCTGCCGCTTCTGCGGCGCCGGCTGCCGCTGCGGTGCCAGCCGTCGGTCCAGTTCCGCCTATAACCCCGACCCCAGTCGCAGCAGTaagtggtggtggtggtggcggcgcgggcggcgctggTGGCGCAGCAGTCGGAGCAGCCGGTGGAACCGGTGGCGGGATAGGTGCAATGGTGGTACCAATTATTG GTTTAGCTGTCGGCGTCGGGGTCGTGGCTCTCATGTATAAGTATAGAGCCACGAAGAGTCTGCTAGAGGCTAAGGTCCCAGAAGAGCCACCAAAAGAAGAGGAGAAAGTTCCTGAGGAGGTCAAAGAAGAACCAGTAATCAAGGAGAAACCGGTTATTGACGACGGCTGGCCGTGCCCTCAGAGTGAGAGGAGAGACCCCAACGCCTGCCGACCTAAAAATGAATACTGCAAGGAGTAG